The following proteins are co-located in the Silene latifolia isolate original U9 population chromosome 1, ASM4854445v1, whole genome shotgun sequence genome:
- the LOC141652900 gene encoding uncharacterized protein LOC141652900: MRAKPILVLMEEIRQYQMNKIAERIDIAEAIQPYDPTPYAKGIIESNCLDSRHCRVIKVGGGEFEVVEGTTTAFPVNLKNETCLCGAWQVTGIPCKHACRVIYHNKEEPMQYLNGYFSGMCYKLTYSNIMHPMPDKDQWPEFQFPMIQPPLQERSAGRPARQRKRKPDEKKKKRGSRSTIIRCFICKTIGHNARSCQGGPTAKKRRTDGASTSTNQPPV, encoded by the coding sequence ATGAGGGCCAAACCAATTCTTGTCTTGATGGAAGAGATAAGACAATATCAGATGAACAAGATAGCAGAAAGAATTGATATAGCTGAGGCTATACAACCATATGATCCTACCCCATATGCAAAGGGTATTATTGAGTCTAATTGTTTAGACTCAAGGCATTGTAGAGTGATAAAAGTTGGAGGTGGAGAATTTGAGGTGGTTGAAGGTACCACAACTGCCTTTCCTGTAAATTTGAAGAATGAAACATGTTTGTGTGGGGCATGGCAGGTGACTGGGATACCATGTAAGCATGCATGTAGGGTCATCTATCACAACAAAGAAGAACCAATGCAATATTTGAATGGCTACTTCTCTGGGATGTGCTATAAGTTAACTTATAGCAATATCATGCACCCTATGCCTGATAAGGATCAGTGGCCTGAATTTCAGTTTCCTATGATCCAACCACCACTACAAGAAAGATCAGCAGGAAGGCCAGCTAGACAAAGAAAGAGGAAGCCtgatgagaaaaagaaaaagagaggcAGCAGGTCCACCATCATCAGATGTTTTATTTGCAAGACAATAGGCCACAATGCAAGATCATGCCAAGGTGGTCCAACAGCAAAGAAGAGAAGGACTGATGGTGCTTCAACTTCAACAAATCAACCTCCAGTCTGA